In one Echinicola marina genomic region, the following are encoded:
- the bshC gene encoding bacillithiol biosynthesis cysteine-adding enzyme BshC, protein MMKSTLEPECTGQFSPLFIDYIRKDEKLRPFYNQYPSLENFESIIQERKFDQVKRTVLKEALEKQYVGFELSEKVQDNIQALKGNKTFTVTTGHQLNLFTGPLYFIYKIVSTINLAEQLQQRYPEYHFVPVYWMATEDHDFEEINHFTYEGKKYSWQTDQKGAVGDFKLDAKLQALLKELNFAPDFFKRAYTEQENLAQAVRYYVNYLFGDKGLVIVDGHDVALKQLFKPVIKDDLQSNQANDLVNEQTGNLENLGYKSQIFPREINFFYLDKGLRSRIVKTKSGFEILDTGEQFQENELLELVEEHPEKFSPNVVLRPLYQEYILPNIAYLGGPAEVAYWLQLKLVFDRYQTDFPMVMPRNFAMILNANAQRRTKTLGLGHAEIFVEYADWKKQYVLEHSRTDLSLEKEKEALKALFEKMGEEAAEIDPTLKPSSEAAKTRAVKVLEHFGKKLRKAEERNLETALRQMQDLKELLFPGGTPQERKNNFLEFYLADNDFIASLYHHFDPLDFNFIILEQDGRKS, encoded by the coding sequence ATGATGAAATCCACCCTTGAGCCGGAGTGTACCGGTCAGTTTTCACCATTGTTTATTGACTATATCCGAAAAGACGAAAAACTTCGACCTTTTTATAATCAATATCCGAGCTTGGAAAATTTTGAATCCATTATTCAGGAAAGAAAGTTTGACCAAGTAAAGAGAACAGTGCTCAAGGAGGCTTTGGAAAAACAATATGTGGGTTTTGAGCTGAGTGAAAAAGTCCAGGATAATATACAGGCCTTGAAAGGCAATAAGACTTTTACTGTCACCACCGGCCATCAACTCAATCTTTTCACCGGTCCTCTTTATTTCATCTACAAAATCGTATCTACCATAAATTTGGCAGAGCAGCTCCAGCAGCGCTACCCTGAATATCATTTTGTACCAGTTTACTGGATGGCAACTGAGGACCATGATTTTGAAGAAATCAACCATTTCACCTATGAAGGGAAGAAATATAGTTGGCAAACAGATCAAAAAGGTGCGGTGGGCGATTTCAAATTGGATGCAAAGCTTCAGGCCTTATTAAAGGAATTAAACTTTGCGCCAGATTTCTTTAAGAGGGCCTATACAGAGCAGGAGAACTTGGCCCAAGCGGTGAGGTATTATGTGAATTATCTCTTTGGGGATAAGGGCCTGGTGATTGTAGACGGACATGATGTTGCCTTGAAACAGCTTTTTAAACCAGTCATCAAGGATGACTTACAGTCCAATCAGGCCAATGATTTGGTGAACGAGCAAACAGGGAATTTGGAAAACCTGGGGTATAAAAGCCAAATTTTTCCTCGGGAAATCAACTTTTTTTACTTGGACAAAGGGCTTCGTTCCAGGATCGTAAAAACCAAGTCAGGATTTGAGATTTTGGATACAGGAGAGCAGTTCCAAGAGAATGAACTATTGGAATTGGTGGAGGAGCATCCGGAAAAGTTCAGCCCCAATGTGGTTTTAAGGCCCCTTTACCAAGAATATATTTTACCAAATATTGCCTATTTGGGAGGTCCGGCTGAAGTAGCCTATTGGCTGCAGTTGAAATTGGTGTTTGATAGGTACCAAACGGATTTTCCGATGGTAATGCCCCGGAATTTTGCAATGATATTAAATGCAAATGCCCAGAGGAGGACAAAGACATTGGGACTAGGACATGCTGAAATTTTCGTGGAATATGCTGATTGGAAAAAACAATATGTTTTGGAGCATTCCCGGACAGATTTAAGTTTGGAAAAGGAAAAGGAAGCGCTAAAGGCCCTTTTTGAAAAAATGGGAGAAGAGGCTGCTGAAATAGATCCCACACTCAAACCTTCCTCTGAAGCGGCCAAAACCCGGGCAGTAAAAGTACTGGAACATTTCGGTAAAAAGCTGAGAAAAGCAGAAGAGAGGAACTTAGAGACTGCATTGAGACAAATGCAGGATTTGAAGGAATTATTATTTCCTGGCGGAACCCCTCAGGAAAGAAAGAATAATTTTTTGGAGTTTTATCTAGCGGATAATGATTTTATCGCCTCCCTATACCATCATTTTGATCCCTTGGATTTTAACTTTATTATCTTGGAGCAAGATGGAAGGAAAAGCTGA
- a CDS encoding 5-formyltetrahydrofolate cyclo-ligase, with product MEGKAELRRRYKEKRKSLGAQKRAEYSRKIVDQVQKYLEAQNRFQHFHLFLPIEKLFEIDTFLLLESLIKEGKQVYTSISDFDSGNLMSVKIDSATTFILDEWGIPVPNEVIKIDDEVLEVVFVPLLAYDLKGNRIGYGKGFYDKFLSGLSPKVLKIGLSYFLPEVSISALEEHDVALDLCILPSGIIEF from the coding sequence ATGGAAGGAAAAGCTGAGCTGAGAAGACGCTATAAGGAAAAGAGAAAATCCTTAGGAGCTCAAAAAAGGGCAGAATACTCCCGAAAAATAGTCGATCAAGTACAAAAATATCTAGAGGCCCAAAATAGGTTTCAGCATTTTCATCTATTTTTGCCCATTGAAAAGCTATTTGAGATAGATACTTTTCTATTGTTGGAATCTTTAATAAAAGAGGGGAAGCAAGTCTATACCTCTATTTCAGATTTTGATTCGGGAAATTTGATGTCTGTGAAAATAGACTCAGCAACTACCTTTATATTGGACGAATGGGGCATACCTGTACCAAATGAGGTAATAAAAATCGATGATGAAGTGCTTGAGGTGGTGTTTGTGCCGCTTTTGGCATATGATTTGAAAGGTAACCGAATTGGGTATGGAAAGGGCTTTTATGATAAGTTTTTATCAGGGCTGTCCCCTAAGGTGTTAAAAATTGGCTTGTCCTATTTTTTGCCTGAGGTATCCATTTCCGCATTAGAGGAACATGACGTTGCTTTGGATTTATGTATTTTACCGAGCGGAATTATAGAATTTTAA
- a CDS encoding sugar phosphate isomerase/epimerase family protein, with translation MNNPIWIMTSAFDQLSLEEVIHKAKETGVQGLDVCVFRKDGTRDDFVATHMDYDNFSLDTAKTTLGKFNEAKLRMSLGAFDNLIGGDPAQRIKNQNHLLKLIRMAHLMGGDANDIKVGTFVGYNHELGNEENGFEKNLEEYAKVFGPIIKYAEDLGVTVLYENCPMEGWRAAGYTGTFNNLPGVLAARKLMYAMIPSKAHGEIYDPSHDVWQHTDPVEVIKNTDMDRLKRIHVKSTRNNADPFWGNMYPTQLVNETLAKKAGVPHPQNEWDRHHYEATLPGFGVGDSMDWRKFINTLQERGFSGPFEIENEAGLSKGTGNMAAIMQGYKATVLNLSPLLWPLTEEGYQYPKEDFKKMNALASKDIPVVTMDDLR, from the coding sequence ATGAATAATCCGATTTGGATCATGACCTCAGCCTTTGACCAGTTGAGTTTGGAAGAAGTTATCCATAAAGCAAAGGAAACTGGTGTACAAGGATTGGATGTATGTGTATTTAGGAAGGATGGAACTAGAGATGATTTTGTGGCCACCCATATGGACTATGACAATTTCAGCTTGGACACCGCCAAAACAACCCTTGGGAAATTTAATGAGGCAAAATTGCGCATGTCTTTGGGCGCATTTGATAATCTGATCGGGGGAGATCCAGCGCAAAGAATCAAGAATCAAAATCATTTGCTCAAGTTGATCCGGATGGCCCATTTGATGGGGGGAGATGCCAATGATATCAAGGTAGGGACATTTGTTGGTTATAACCATGAGCTGGGAAATGAAGAGAATGGTTTTGAGAAAAACCTAGAAGAGTATGCCAAGGTTTTTGGGCCAATTATCAAATATGCAGAAGACCTTGGGGTAACAGTTTTATATGAAAATTGTCCCATGGAAGGCTGGAGGGCTGCCGGTTATACAGGGACTTTCAATAACCTACCCGGGGTGCTAGCCGCTAGGAAGTTGATGTATGCCATGATACCGAGCAAGGCACATGGTGAAATTTATGATCCTTCCCATGATGTTTGGCAACATACAGATCCTGTGGAGGTGATCAAAAATACGGATATGGATAGGCTGAAGCGTATTCATGTGAAGTCTACCAGAAATAATGCAGATCCATTTTGGGGTAATATGTATCCTACCCAGTTGGTAAATGAAACCCTTGCCAAAAAGGCTGGAGTGCCTCACCCACAAAATGAATGGGACAGGCATCATTATGAAGCAACTTTGCCTGGCTTTGGTGTGGGTGATAGCATGGATTGGAGAAAATTTATCAATACCCTTCAGGAAAGGGGCTTTTCAGGCCCTTTTGAGATTGAGAATGAAGCTGGATTATCCAAAGGCACGGGCAATATGGCAGCTATTATGCAGGGGTATAAGGCCACTGTGTTGAACTTGAGTCCCTTGCTTTGGCCACTTACTGAGGAAGGATACCAATATCCAAAGGAAGACTTTAAGAAAATGAATGCTTTAGCTTCCAAGGATATTCCTGTGGTGACCATGGATGATTTGAGATAA
- a CDS encoding BatD family protein: MKRTKLYLNLVFLCTMLVSKAFAQDIKVDLGPEEIGLNETFSIKITISDEKIKSYDQFPEIPGFQKQGISQSSSMNVINGQMSSTNSIVQYYRPTKKGQFVLPDFTLQINGQPVSAQGMTIMVTDASQNQQSQRSRDPFDDFFGRTEQEPQEFVEIDDEAFFSMNVNKDEIYLGEGFNVSLAFYMSASNQAPFDFYEPGKQLEEIVKKIKPTSAWEENFNITNIQPERVTIDGKNWTRFKVYEATFYPFNEGEIELPQVAWEMIKYKVAKNPTFFGNNRQQDFKTFYAPAKTVRVKPLPPHPLKNEVSVGVFRLRENFKTKKVETGEGVTYDFGIAGEGNISAIKAPRKMDMSKLNTYDPNERQQINRGRGRVTGIKQFEYYITVNEPGEVDLNDHFEWIYFNTDRETYDTLRPQAVLEVVGESKINQSISSTRLGGIYDLIELEDNKLLNQRYKYYFSTFINILLVGAVILLAVLIMKKR; the protein is encoded by the coding sequence ATGAAAAGAACGAAACTTTACCTCAATCTAGTATTCCTCTGTACAATGTTGGTTTCAAAAGCATTCGCACAGGATATCAAGGTTGATCTTGGTCCAGAAGAGATAGGGTTGAATGAAACGTTCAGTATAAAAATAACGATTTCGGATGAAAAAATAAAGTCCTATGATCAATTCCCCGAGATCCCGGGCTTTCAGAAGCAGGGCATTTCCCAGTCCTCTTCCATGAATGTGATCAACGGGCAGATGAGCAGCACCAATAGTATTGTGCAGTATTACCGTCCCACAAAGAAGGGGCAGTTTGTGCTCCCAGATTTCACCTTGCAGATCAATGGTCAGCCGGTTTCTGCCCAAGGAATGACCATTATGGTTACCGATGCCAGCCAAAATCAACAAAGCCAACGCTCCAGGGATCCTTTTGATGATTTCTTTGGAAGGACAGAGCAGGAACCCCAAGAATTTGTAGAGATAGATGATGAGGCATTTTTCTCCATGAATGTGAATAAGGATGAGATCTATTTGGGTGAAGGTTTCAATGTAAGTTTGGCTTTTTATATGTCTGCATCCAATCAGGCTCCTTTTGACTTTTATGAGCCAGGTAAACAGCTGGAGGAGATTGTAAAAAAGATCAAGCCTACCAGTGCATGGGAGGAGAACTTTAATATTACCAATATCCAGCCGGAAAGGGTAACCATTGATGGGAAGAATTGGACACGTTTTAAAGTCTATGAAGCCACTTTCTATCCCTTTAATGAGGGAGAGATAGAATTGCCACAGGTAGCCTGGGAAATGATAAAATACAAAGTGGCAAAGAATCCTACTTTCTTTGGGAACAATAGGCAACAGGATTTTAAAACATTTTATGCTCCAGCCAAAACGGTAAGGGTGAAGCCATTGCCACCACATCCTTTGAAAAATGAGGTGAGCGTAGGTGTTTTCAGGTTGAGGGAAAATTTTAAGACCAAAAAGGTAGAAACGGGCGAAGGGGTAACCTACGATTTTGGTATTGCTGGGGAAGGAAATATCAGTGCCATCAAAGCTCCTCGAAAAATGGACATGAGCAAATTGAACACTTATGATCCCAATGAACGCCAGCAGATTAATCGAGGAAGAGGTCGGGTAACAGGTATCAAGCAGTTTGAATATTATATTACCGTCAATGAGCCAGGAGAAGTAGATCTGAATGATCACTTCGAATGGATATACTTCAATACGGACAGAGAAACGTATGATACTTTACGTCCGCAGGCAGTCTTGGAAGTGGTAGGAGAAAGTAAGATCAACCAGTCCATTTCTTCGACAAGGTTGGGAGGAATATACGATTTAATCGAACTTGAGGACAATAAGCTTTTAAACCAACGATATAAGTATTATTTTTCGACTTTTATCAATATACTACTGGTCGGCGCAGTAATTCTGCTGGCCGTACTGATTATGAAAAAGAGGTAA
- the aroC gene encoding chorismate synthase has translation MGNSFGRVFKISTFGESHGKGLGVIIDGCPAGLPIDEDFIRQELQRRKPGQSKITTQRKEEDECQILSGVFEGKSTGTPIAIVIMNTDQKSKDYSHIADKYRPSHADFTYQEKYGIRDYRGGGRSSARETAARVAAGAVAKLMLKHFGIEINAYVSQAGHIKLEKPYQELDFSEIEKNIVRCPDPKKAEEMIEYIDLIRKNRDTVGGVVSCVAKNVPVGLGEPVFDRLHADLGKAMLSINAVKGFEYGSGFDGVSMKGSEHNDAFYQDGDRVRTKTNFSGGIQGGISNGEDIYFRVAFKPVATIMTDQESVNQAGESVTVSGKGRHDPCVVPRAVPIVEAMGALVLADFLLLNRLNKLEE, from the coding sequence ATGGGTAATTCATTCGGAAGAGTATTTAAGATTAGCACCTTTGGTGAATCACACGGAAAAGGGCTAGGAGTTATAATTGATGGTTGTCCTGCAGGACTGCCAATTGACGAGGATTTTATCAGACAGGAGCTTCAAAGAAGGAAGCCTGGACAGTCCAAAATAACCACACAACGTAAGGAAGAAGATGAATGTCAGATTCTTTCTGGGGTATTTGAGGGGAAGAGCACTGGAACACCCATAGCGATAGTGATCATGAATACGGATCAAAAGAGCAAGGATTATTCCCATATTGCGGACAAGTACAGGCCTTCTCATGCCGATTTTACCTATCAGGAGAAATATGGTATCCGTGATTATAGAGGGGGAGGAAGAAGCAGTGCCAGAGAAACTGCAGCAAGGGTAGCTGCGGGTGCTGTGGCTAAGTTGATGCTGAAGCATTTTGGTATTGAAATCAATGCTTATGTAAGTCAGGCAGGTCATATCAAATTGGAAAAACCTTATCAAGAGCTCGATTTTTCTGAAATAGAAAAAAACATCGTTCGCTGTCCAGATCCAAAAAAAGCGGAGGAAATGATCGAGTATATTGACTTAATAAGAAAGAACCGTGATACGGTAGGTGGAGTGGTCAGCTGTGTAGCCAAAAATGTTCCCGTAGGACTTGGAGAGCCAGTTTTTGATCGTCTTCATGCAGATCTGGGCAAGGCCATGTTGAGTATCAATGCAGTGAAAGGTTTTGAATATGGAAGTGGTTTCGATGGTGTTTCCATGAAAGGCTCAGAGCATAATGATGCTTTTTATCAGGATGGAGACCGGGTGAGGACCAAAACCAATTTCTCAGGCGGTATCCAAGGTGGTATTTCCAATGGGGAGGATATTTATTTCAGGGTAGCTTTTAAGCCTGTAGCGACCATCATGACCGATCAGGAAAGTGTTAACCAAGCAGGGGAAAGTGTTACCGTTTCCGGAAAAGGTAGACATGATCCTTGTGTAGTGCCAAGAGCGGTGCCGATTGTGGAAGCTATGGGTGCTTTAGTTTTAGCGGACTTTTTGTTATTGAACAGACTAAATAAATTGGAAGAATAG
- a CDS encoding dicarboxylate/amino acid:cation symporter, with the protein MIKKIPLHTQIIIGLVLGLVFGLVIVKMQISPDFTLDYIKPIGTIFINSLKMIAVPLVLASLIVGVSNLGDISKLSRIGGKTIVTYMLTTVIAVSLGLVLVNVFAPGKSLPVETRENLMGLYDDVVGDKTNQAAQFQEQSPLQPLVDIVPQNVFQATTDNGAMLQVVFFAIIVGIALLQIPKEKASSVIAFFDGMNDVIIKIVGYIMLIAPYGVFALMASLIVEIAGDNPDSAFELLFALLKYSLVVVGGLLIMILVVYPSILKLFTKVPYKDFFKAMRPAQLLAFSTSSSSATLPVTMKQVEEEIGVSEEVSSFVLPLGATINMDGTSLYQGVAAVFIAQALGMDLSITQQLMIVLTATLASIGTAGVPGAGLIMLLIVLESIGVPAAGLALILAPDRILDMFRTVVNVTGDATVCTVVASTEGELPDGLIRESNPLTAVEQ; encoded by the coding sequence ATGATTAAAAAGATACCCCTTCATACCCAAATTATCATAGGCCTTGTGCTGGGATTGGTGTTTGGTTTGGTGATTGTGAAAATGCAGATTTCGCCGGATTTTACACTTGATTATATCAAACCTATAGGTACCATCTTTATCAACTCCCTTAAGATGATCGCAGTACCCTTGGTCTTGGCCTCATTGATTGTAGGGGTGTCCAATTTGGGTGATATCTCAAAATTAAGTAGGATTGGAGGGAAGACCATTGTCACGTATATGCTGACTACGGTGATAGCCGTTTCTTTAGGCTTGGTGCTAGTGAATGTGTTTGCACCTGGGAAGAGCCTTCCAGTAGAGACCCGAGAAAACCTGATGGGATTGTACGATGATGTGGTAGGGGATAAAACCAATCAGGCGGCGCAGTTTCAGGAGCAGAGCCCGCTTCAGCCATTGGTGGATATTGTGCCACAAAATGTTTTCCAGGCGACTACGGATAATGGAGCCATGTTGCAAGTAGTGTTTTTTGCCATTATTGTGGGGATAGCATTGTTGCAGATTCCTAAAGAAAAAGCCAGTTCAGTGATTGCTTTTTTTGATGGGATGAATGATGTGATCATCAAGATTGTGGGCTATATTATGTTGATTGCCCCATATGGTGTTTTTGCTTTGATGGCTTCCTTGATTGTGGAAATTGCTGGAGACAATCCTGATTCGGCTTTTGAACTTTTATTTGCTTTGTTGAAGTATAGTTTGGTAGTAGTGGGAGGCTTGCTTATTATGATTTTGGTGGTTTACCCAAGCATTCTAAAGCTATTTACCAAGGTCCCTTATAAGGATTTCTTTAAGGCCATGCGCCCTGCCCAGCTATTGGCATTCTCAACAAGTTCAAGTTCTGCCACACTTCCGGTAACCATGAAGCAGGTGGAGGAAGAAATTGGTGTTTCTGAAGAAGTAAGCAGTTTTGTCTTGCCTTTAGGGGCCACTATAAATATGGATGGAACCAGCCTTTACCAAGGTGTGGCTGCAGTATTTATCGCGCAGGCTTTGGGAATGGATCTGAGCATTACGCAGCAGTTGATGATTGTATTGACCGCTACTTTGGCATCAATAGGAACTGCGGGTGTACCAGGAGCAGGATTGATTATGCTTCTGATCGTATTGGAGTCCATAGGAGTGCCAGCAGCAGGTCTTGCTTTGATTTTGGCACCAGATAGGATTTTGGATATGTTCAGAACCGTGGTGAACGTCACTGGAGATGCAACGGTTTGTACTGTAGTGGCCAGTACAGAGGGTGAATTGCCTGATGGCCTGATTCGTGAATCCAATCCATTGACAGCTGTAGAACAATAA
- a CDS encoding NifU family protein translates to MLQAQKKPVHIYMEANPNPNSLKFVVNFMLTDDGVSFDYPDEKSTENSPLAKELFNFAAVERVFITSNFVTVTKKDDVEWPEIQDHIREHIKQYLEAGKSAINVVLDKDPLFDENDSETVKKIKGILDEYIRPAVEQDGGAIIFHSFNEGTVKVLLQGACSGCPSSTVTLKAGIENLLTRMLPDEVKAVEAEGI, encoded by the coding sequence ATGTTACAAGCGCAGAAAAAGCCAGTACATATTTATATGGAAGCCAATCCCAATCCAAATTCATTGAAATTTGTGGTGAATTTCATGTTGACGGATGATGGAGTAAGCTTTGATTATCCTGATGAGAAAAGCACAGAGAACTCCCCATTGGCCAAAGAACTATTTAATTTTGCGGCTGTGGAGAGAGTGTTTATCACTTCTAACTTTGTGACCGTTACGAAGAAGGATGATGTAGAATGGCCGGAAATTCAAGATCATATCAGGGAGCATATCAAGCAGTACCTTGAAGCTGGGAAGTCAGCCATCAATGTGGTGTTGGATAAAGATCCCTTGTTTGATGAGAATGACAGCGAAACGGTTAAGAAAATCAAAGGGATTTTGGACGAGTATATCCGTCCGGCTGTGGAGCAAGATGGTGGAGCCATCATTTTCCATAGTTTTAATGAAGGAACTGTTAAGGTATTATTGCAAGGCGCTTGTTCAGGCTGTCCATCCAGTACAGTGACTTTAAAGGCAGGAATTGAGAATTTACTTACCAGAATGCTTCCTGATGAAGTAAAGGCAGTAGAAGCTGAAGGTATATAA
- a CDS encoding DUF3810 domain-containing protein: MDKIIKGNWTWAVLGLIALLVRYFFLQFPEDTEQIYSRGIFPAIRNLIDFSFGKFPVPSIYLFFTGLLVALYYFWKGWRHQKGWLNSLVFTARNILNFLGFLVFVFLLLWGFNYQRIPIFQQLSLEPLPLEQEELLSELQLTRDDLQAWRDQISNDTSALDQNIDYDELEDMVRQTIEEKITMLGLEYSGNPRTRQLYPGGFLRKLGILGIYFPFTGESYIDPTLHHLEKPFTLAHEMAHSCGVTDEGEANFFAWVVCTQSEIPLLNYSAQLRLFSYQLKDLYRQDEEAYKTFIKTLGKGIRNDFADISENHRKIEPFSLELSRKSNDLYLKAQGVKAGVGSYAQLTMLAYAWRNKMDR; the protein is encoded by the coding sequence TTGGATAAAATCATAAAGGGAAATTGGACATGGGCTGTGCTTGGGCTAATAGCATTGCTCGTTCGATATTTCTTTCTTCAGTTTCCTGAGGATACCGAGCAAATTTATTCCCGAGGGATTTTTCCGGCCATTAGAAATCTTATTGACTTTAGTTTTGGGAAATTCCCCGTGCCCAGTATCTATCTGTTTTTTACAGGTTTGTTGGTAGCACTGTATTATTTTTGGAAAGGCTGGAGACATCAAAAGGGCTGGTTGAATAGTTTGGTTTTTACAGCGAGGAATATCTTGAATTTTCTAGGTTTTCTGGTTTTTGTCTTTCTCTTGCTTTGGGGATTTAATTATCAAAGGATTCCCATTTTTCAGCAGCTAAGTTTGGAGCCCTTGCCCCTTGAGCAGGAGGAGTTACTGAGTGAGCTTCAGCTTACCAGGGATGATCTTCAAGCATGGCGCGACCAGATTTCGAATGATACCTCAGCATTGGATCAAAATATCGATTATGATGAATTGGAGGACATGGTGCGTCAAACAATAGAAGAGAAAATAACCATGCTGGGGCTTGAATATTCCGGGAATCCGCGAACGAGGCAGTTATATCCCGGGGGTTTTTTGAGGAAATTGGGCATATTGGGTATTTATTTTCCTTTTACTGGGGAAAGTTATATCGATCCTACCTTGCACCATCTGGAAAAGCCTTTTACGCTTGCCCATGAAATGGCCCATAGCTGTGGGGTTACTGATGAGGGAGAAGCTAATTTCTTTGCTTGGGTGGTTTGTACCCAAAGTGAAATACCTTTGTTGAACTATTCTGCACAGTTAAGGCTGTTCAGTTATCAGCTTAAGGATCTTTATCGCCAAGATGAGGAGGCTTATAAGACATTCATTAAGACCCTTGGAAAGGGAATCCGCAATGATTTTGCGGACATTTCTGAAAACCATAGGAAGATTGAACCCTTTTCCTTGGAGCTCAGCCGGAAATCAAATGACTTATATTTAAAGGCCCAAGGCGTTAAGGCAGGCGTAGGCAGTTATGCGCAGCTGACCATGTTGGCCTATGCTTGGAGGAATAAAATGGACAGATGA
- a CDS encoding potassium/proton antiporter, with amino-acid sequence MILTAENILLVGAILLIASILASKTAGRAGIPVLLLFLGIGMLAGSDGLGGIAFDDPKIAQLLGVVSLAYILFSGGLDTKWQSIKPVLGSGLTLSTLGVLLTAASVGGFAYWIGEFSLLESLLLGAIVSSTDAAAVFSILRTKSIGLKGNLRPLLELESGSNDPMAYFLTIGLTSLISLEGFTIQSLLPVFVLQMLVGGLGGYLFGRGTVLLFNKIQLEYEGLYPVLMLALVMLVYGVLDILGGNGFLGVYIAAVTIGNGKMIHKKSIIKFFDGIAWLMQIIMFITLGLLVFPSQVIPVMGIGFVIALFLIVVARPIGVFVSLAFFKFSFKDKLFVSWVGLRGAVPIVFATFPLIAGVESANMIFNVVFFIVLTSVALQATSLSFVAKLLKLAVPEGMKKKSLLDLELSESFKNALIEVEIPENSSIDGKKIVELGFPNTSLIVLINRDGKFVTPNGHTEIVSGDKLMVMMNSEDEEEKVKEALGLT; translated from the coding sequence ATGATATTGACTGCTGAAAATATACTTCTTGTCGGAGCTATCTTGCTAATCGCAAGTATATTGGCGAGTAAGACTGCTGGAAGGGCAGGGATTCCTGTCCTGTTGTTGTTTTTGGGAATAGGAATGCTTGCAGGTTCTGATGGCTTAGGGGGAATCGCTTTTGATGACCCTAAAATAGCTCAGTTGTTGGGGGTAGTTTCCTTGGCTTATATACTGTTTTCAGGAGGTCTGGATACAAAATGGCAAAGCATCAAGCCTGTTTTGGGATCTGGATTGACGCTTTCTACTTTGGGGGTGCTGCTTACCGCTGCGTCCGTTGGTGGCTTTGCCTATTGGATTGGAGAGTTTAGTTTGTTGGAGAGTTTATTGCTTGGAGCTATAGTTTCATCGACTGATGCCGCTGCAGTATTTTCCATTTTGAGGACAAAGAGTATCGGTTTGAAGGGGAATTTGCGTCCCTTATTGGAGCTGGAGTCTGGGAGTAATGATCCCATGGCTTATTTTTTAACTATAGGGTTGACTTCTTTAATAAGCTTGGAGGGATTTACCATCCAAAGCCTTTTGCCGGTTTTTGTACTTCAAATGTTGGTTGGTGGACTTGGTGGATATTTGTTTGGAAGAGGAACTGTTTTGCTTTTTAATAAAATTCAACTGGAATATGAAGGCCTTTATCCTGTATTAATGCTGGCATTGGTGATGTTGGTTTATGGCGTGCTTGATATATTGGGAGGGAATGGTTTTTTGGGTGTCTATATCGCAGCTGTTACTATAGGTAATGGTAAAATGATCCATAAGAAAAGTATTATTAAATTTTTCGATGGTATTGCCTGGTTAATGCAGATTATCATGTTCATAACACTAGGCTTATTGGTGTTCCCAAGTCAAGTGATTCCGGTAATGGGTATTGGTTTTGTCATTGCCTTATTTTTGATTGTTGTAGCAAGGCCTATAGGGGTTTTTGTTTCCTTGGCATTTTTTAAATTTAGCTTTAAGGATAAATTGTTTGTTAGTTGGGTAGGACTTAGAGGGGCAGTACCCATTGTTTTTGCTACTTTTCCTCTTATTGCAGGGGTTGAAAGTGCCAATATGATTTTTAATGTAGTCTTCTTTATTGTTTTGACTTCAGTGGCTTTACAGGCCACTTCTCTTTCATTTGTTGCCAAGCTATTAAAACTGGCGGTTCCCGAAGGAATGAAAAAGAAGTCTTTGTTGGATCTGGAGCTGTCAGAGAGCTTTAAGAATGCTTTGATAGAGGTAGAAATACCAGAGAATTCTTCCATTGATGGAAAGAAAATAGTTGAACTGGGTTTTCCAAATACTTCTCTGATAGTACTGATCAATAGAGACGGGAAGTTTGTTACTCCCAATGGGCATACGGAAATTGTTTCTGGCGATAAGTTAATGGTGATGATGAATTCAGAAGACGAAGAGGAAAAGGTGAAAGAAGCTTTAGGTTTAACTTGA